In the Manis javanica isolate MJ-LG chromosome 14, MJ_LKY, whole genome shotgun sequence genome, one interval contains:
- the N4BP3 gene encoding NEDD4-binding protein 3 isoform X1, translated as MQPAGSSAPRPRRGASEGRGQAAAESRAGLRSARGGRGLPPVPALHIRGPGRAWGWPSAGESGRVFPPPLGQASERRRARPSLANPAPAAARPPAFSRGPPPGLSGPARSLSWSQRLGGKAQIRARELLRARGAERRQHEAAAHALLNFMATAPGPVGIAMGSVGSLLERQDFSPEELRAALAGSRSSRQPDGLLRKGLGQRELLSYLHLPKKDGKTTKRASRNEPADYATLYYQEHPRAGDFSKTSLPERGRFDKCRIRPSVFKPVAGTGKGFLSVQSLAAHKGQKLWRSNGSLHTLACHPPLSPGPQASQAQARAQLLHALSLDEGGPEPEPSLSDSSSGGSFGRSPSTGTGPFSSSLGHINHLGGSLDRAARVPKEAGPLTVLGCLPEPPPPYEFSCPTAEEGVAMLPNTCEELKMSLADEDVSNPFTQVLEERQRLWLAELKRLYVERLHEVAQKAERSERNLQLQLFMAQQEQRRLRKELRAQQGLTPEPRFAEADPNARPEEETRWEVCQKQAEISLLKQQLREAQAELAQKLAEIFSLKTQLRGSRAQAQAQDTELARLREAVQSLQEQAPREEAAGSCETDDCKSRGLLGEAGGSEAGGGTEQLRAELLQERLRGQEQALRFEQERQTWQEEKERVLRYQREIQGGYMDMYRRNQALEQELRVLREPSTAWSPRLESSKI; from the exons ATGCAGCCGGCCGGGAGCTCTGCCCCCCGCCCGCGGCGCGGCGCCTCGGAGGGCCGGGGCCAGGCAGCCGCAGAGAGCCGGGCGGGGCTCAGGTCGGCCCGCGGTGGGCGGGGGTTGCCCCCCGTCCCCGCCCTCCACATCCGGGGGCCCGGCCGGGCTTGGGGCTGGCCGAGCGCCGGTGAGTCAGGCCGGGTTTTTCCTCCGCCTCTGGGGCAGGCGAGTGAGCGCCGCCGAGCGCGTCCCTCCCTCGCCAATCCGGCTCCGGcggccgcccgcccgcccgcgtTTTCCCGGGGCCCGCCGCCCGGCCTCTCCGGCCCGGCTCGCAGTCTGAGCTGGAGCCAGCGCCTCGGAGGGAAGGCTCAAATCCGCGCCAGGGAGCTGCTGCGCGCGAGGGGTGCGGAGCGGCGCCAGCATG AAGCAGCTGCCCATGCCCTGTTGAACTTCATGGCCACAGCCCCAGGCCCTGTTGGCATTGCCATGGGCAGCGTGGGCAGCCTGTTGGAACGGCAGGACTTCTCCCCTGAAGAGCTTCGGGCAGCACTGGCAGGGTCTCGGAGCTCCCGCCAGCCTGATGGGCTCCTCCGGAAGGGCTTGGGCCAGCGCGAGCTCCTCAGCTACTTGCACCTCCCCAAGAAGGATGGCAAAACCACCAAGCGGGCCTCTCGGAATGAGCCTGCCGACTATGCCACCCTCTACTACCAGGAACATCCTCGGGCAGGTGACTTCAGCAAGACCTCACTGCCAGAGCGGGGTCGCTTCGACAAG TGCCGCATTCGCCCGTCAGTGTTCAAGCCTGTGGCAGGCACGGGGAAAGGCTTCCTGTCCGTGCAGAGCCTGGCGGCCCACAAGGGCCAGAAGCTGTGGCGCAGCAACGGCAGCCTACACACGTTAGCCTGCCACCCGCCCCTTagcccagggccccaggccagCCAGGCACAGGCCCGTGCCCAGCTGCTACATGCCCTCAGCCTGGACGAAGGCGGCCCCGAGCCCGAGCCCAGCCTGTCCGACTCCTCCAGCGGAGGCAGCTTTGGCCGTAGTCCCAGCACCGGCACCGGCCCCTTCAGCTCCTCACTGGGCCACATCAACCATCTTGGGGGCTCCCTGGACCGGGCCGCAAGGGTCCCCAAGGAGGCTGGACCACTGACTGTGCTAGGCTGCCTGCCTGAGCCACCGCCCCCCTATGAATTCTCCTGCCCCACCGCTGAGGAGGGGGTGGCCATGCTGCCCAACACCTGTGAGGAGCTCAAGATGAGCCTTGCAGATGAGGATGTCTCCAACCCCTTCACGCAG GTGCTGGAGGAGCGCCAGCGGTTGTGGCTGGCTGAGCTGAAGCGCCTCTACGTGGAGCGGTTGCACGAGGTAGCTCAGAAAGCCGAGCGCAGTGAGCGCAACCTGCAGCTACAGCTGTTCATGGCCCAACAGGAGCAGCGGCGCCTGCGCAAGGAGCTGCGGGCACAGCAGGGCCTGACTCCTGAGCCCCGCTTCGCAGAGGCCGACCCCAACGCCCGACCGGAGGAGGAAACCCGATGGGAG GTGTGCCAGAAGCAAGCAGAGATTAGCCTCCTGAAGCAGCAGTTGCGGGAGGCCCAGGCCGAGCTGGCACAGAAGCTGGCTGAGATCTTCAGCCTGAAGACGCAACTTCGGGGCAGCAGGGCACAAGCCCAGGCCCAGGACACAGAGCTGGCCCGGCTGCGCGAGGCTGTGCAAAGCCTCCAGGAGCAGGCCCCTCGGGAGGAAGCCGCAGGCAGCTGCGAGACCGATGACTGCAAGAGCCGGGGACtgctgggggaggcaggaggcagtgaGGCCGGAGGTGGCACCGAGCAGCTGCGGGCCGAGCTGCTGCAGGAGCGGCTCCGCGGGCAGGAGCAGGCGCTCCGCTTCGAGCAGGAGCGGCAGACGtggcaggaagagaaagagcGGGTGCTACGCTACCAGCGGGAGATCCAGGGGGGCTACATGGACATGTACCGCCGCAACCAGGCACTGGAGCAGGAGCTGCGGGTGCTGAGGGAGCCCTCCACAGCCTGGAGTCCTCGGCTTGAGTCCTCCAAGATCTGA
- the N4BP3 gene encoding NEDD4-binding protein 3 isoform X2, with protein MQPAGSSAPRPRRGASEGRGQAAAESRAGLRSARGGRGLPPVPALHIRGPGRAWGWPSAGESGRVFPPPLGQASERRRARPSLANPAPAAARPPAFSRGPPPGLSGPARSLSWSQRLGGKAQIRARELLRARGAERRQHAAAHALLNFMATAPGPVGIAMGSVGSLLERQDFSPEELRAALAGSRSSRQPDGLLRKGLGQRELLSYLHLPKKDGKTTKRASRNEPADYATLYYQEHPRAGDFSKTSLPERGRFDKCRIRPSVFKPVAGTGKGFLSVQSLAAHKGQKLWRSNGSLHTLACHPPLSPGPQASQAQARAQLLHALSLDEGGPEPEPSLSDSSSGGSFGRSPSTGTGPFSSSLGHINHLGGSLDRAARVPKEAGPLTVLGCLPEPPPPYEFSCPTAEEGVAMLPNTCEELKMSLADEDVSNPFTQVLEERQRLWLAELKRLYVERLHEVAQKAERSERNLQLQLFMAQQEQRRLRKELRAQQGLTPEPRFAEADPNARPEEETRWEVCQKQAEISLLKQQLREAQAELAQKLAEIFSLKTQLRGSRAQAQAQDTELARLREAVQSLQEQAPREEAAGSCETDDCKSRGLLGEAGGSEAGGGTEQLRAELLQERLRGQEQALRFEQERQTWQEEKERVLRYQREIQGGYMDMYRRNQALEQELRVLREPSTAWSPRLESSKI; from the exons ATGCAGCCGGCCGGGAGCTCTGCCCCCCGCCCGCGGCGCGGCGCCTCGGAGGGCCGGGGCCAGGCAGCCGCAGAGAGCCGGGCGGGGCTCAGGTCGGCCCGCGGTGGGCGGGGGTTGCCCCCCGTCCCCGCCCTCCACATCCGGGGGCCCGGCCGGGCTTGGGGCTGGCCGAGCGCCGGTGAGTCAGGCCGGGTTTTTCCTCCGCCTCTGGGGCAGGCGAGTGAGCGCCGCCGAGCGCGTCCCTCCCTCGCCAATCCGGCTCCGGcggccgcccgcccgcccgcgtTTTCCCGGGGCCCGCCGCCCGGCCTCTCCGGCCCGGCTCGCAGTCTGAGCTGGAGCCAGCGCCTCGGAGGGAAGGCTCAAATCCGCGCCAGGGAGCTGCTGCGCGCGAGGGGTGCGGAGCGGCGCCAGCATG CAGCTGCCCATGCCCTGTTGAACTTCATGGCCACAGCCCCAGGCCCTGTTGGCATTGCCATGGGCAGCGTGGGCAGCCTGTTGGAACGGCAGGACTTCTCCCCTGAAGAGCTTCGGGCAGCACTGGCAGGGTCTCGGAGCTCCCGCCAGCCTGATGGGCTCCTCCGGAAGGGCTTGGGCCAGCGCGAGCTCCTCAGCTACTTGCACCTCCCCAAGAAGGATGGCAAAACCACCAAGCGGGCCTCTCGGAATGAGCCTGCCGACTATGCCACCCTCTACTACCAGGAACATCCTCGGGCAGGTGACTTCAGCAAGACCTCACTGCCAGAGCGGGGTCGCTTCGACAAG TGCCGCATTCGCCCGTCAGTGTTCAAGCCTGTGGCAGGCACGGGGAAAGGCTTCCTGTCCGTGCAGAGCCTGGCGGCCCACAAGGGCCAGAAGCTGTGGCGCAGCAACGGCAGCCTACACACGTTAGCCTGCCACCCGCCCCTTagcccagggccccaggccagCCAGGCACAGGCCCGTGCCCAGCTGCTACATGCCCTCAGCCTGGACGAAGGCGGCCCCGAGCCCGAGCCCAGCCTGTCCGACTCCTCCAGCGGAGGCAGCTTTGGCCGTAGTCCCAGCACCGGCACCGGCCCCTTCAGCTCCTCACTGGGCCACATCAACCATCTTGGGGGCTCCCTGGACCGGGCCGCAAGGGTCCCCAAGGAGGCTGGACCACTGACTGTGCTAGGCTGCCTGCCTGAGCCACCGCCCCCCTATGAATTCTCCTGCCCCACCGCTGAGGAGGGGGTGGCCATGCTGCCCAACACCTGTGAGGAGCTCAAGATGAGCCTTGCAGATGAGGATGTCTCCAACCCCTTCACGCAG GTGCTGGAGGAGCGCCAGCGGTTGTGGCTGGCTGAGCTGAAGCGCCTCTACGTGGAGCGGTTGCACGAGGTAGCTCAGAAAGCCGAGCGCAGTGAGCGCAACCTGCAGCTACAGCTGTTCATGGCCCAACAGGAGCAGCGGCGCCTGCGCAAGGAGCTGCGGGCACAGCAGGGCCTGACTCCTGAGCCCCGCTTCGCAGAGGCCGACCCCAACGCCCGACCGGAGGAGGAAACCCGATGGGAG GTGTGCCAGAAGCAAGCAGAGATTAGCCTCCTGAAGCAGCAGTTGCGGGAGGCCCAGGCCGAGCTGGCACAGAAGCTGGCTGAGATCTTCAGCCTGAAGACGCAACTTCGGGGCAGCAGGGCACAAGCCCAGGCCCAGGACACAGAGCTGGCCCGGCTGCGCGAGGCTGTGCAAAGCCTCCAGGAGCAGGCCCCTCGGGAGGAAGCCGCAGGCAGCTGCGAGACCGATGACTGCAAGAGCCGGGGACtgctgggggaggcaggaggcagtgaGGCCGGAGGTGGCACCGAGCAGCTGCGGGCCGAGCTGCTGCAGGAGCGGCTCCGCGGGCAGGAGCAGGCGCTCCGCTTCGAGCAGGAGCGGCAGACGtggcaggaagagaaagagcGGGTGCTACGCTACCAGCGGGAGATCCAGGGGGGCTACATGGACATGTACCGCCGCAACCAGGCACTGGAGCAGGAGCTGCGGGTGCTGAGGGAGCCCTCCACAGCCTGGAGTCCTCGGCTTGAGTCCTCCAAGATCTGA
- the N4BP3 gene encoding NEDD4-binding protein 3 isoform X3, with amino-acid sequence MQPAGSSAPRPRRGASEGRGQAAAESRAGLRSARGGRGLPPVPALHIRGPGRAWGWPSAGESGRVFPPPLGQASERRRARPSLANPAPAAARPPAFSRGPPPGLSGPARSLSWSQRLGGKAQIRARELLRARGAERRQHEAAAHALLNFMATAPGPVGIAMGSVGSLLERQDFSPEELRAALAGSRSSRQPDGLLRKGLGQRELLSYLHLPKKDGKTTKRASRNEPADYATLYYQEHPRAGDFSKTSLPERGRFDKCRIRPSVFKPVAGTGKGFLSVQSLAAHKGQKLWRSNGSLHTLACHPPLSPGPQASQAQARAQLLHALSLDEGGPEPEPSLSDSSSGGSFGRSPSTGTGPFSSSLGHINHLGGSLDRAARVPKEAGPLTVLGCLPEPPPPYEFSCPTAEEGVAMLPNTCEELKMSLADEDVSNPFTQEQRRLRKELRAQQGLTPEPRFAEADPNARPEEETRWEVCQKQAEISLLKQQLREAQAELAQKLAEIFSLKTQLRGSRAQAQAQDTELARLREAVQSLQEQAPREEAAGSCETDDCKSRGLLGEAGGSEAGGGTEQLRAELLQERLRGQEQALRFEQERQTWQEEKERVLRYQREIQGGYMDMYRRNQALEQELRVLREPSTAWSPRLESSKI; translated from the exons ATGCAGCCGGCCGGGAGCTCTGCCCCCCGCCCGCGGCGCGGCGCCTCGGAGGGCCGGGGCCAGGCAGCCGCAGAGAGCCGGGCGGGGCTCAGGTCGGCCCGCGGTGGGCGGGGGTTGCCCCCCGTCCCCGCCCTCCACATCCGGGGGCCCGGCCGGGCTTGGGGCTGGCCGAGCGCCGGTGAGTCAGGCCGGGTTTTTCCTCCGCCTCTGGGGCAGGCGAGTGAGCGCCGCCGAGCGCGTCCCTCCCTCGCCAATCCGGCTCCGGcggccgcccgcccgcccgcgtTTTCCCGGGGCCCGCCGCCCGGCCTCTCCGGCCCGGCTCGCAGTCTGAGCTGGAGCCAGCGCCTCGGAGGGAAGGCTCAAATCCGCGCCAGGGAGCTGCTGCGCGCGAGGGGTGCGGAGCGGCGCCAGCATG AAGCAGCTGCCCATGCCCTGTTGAACTTCATGGCCACAGCCCCAGGCCCTGTTGGCATTGCCATGGGCAGCGTGGGCAGCCTGTTGGAACGGCAGGACTTCTCCCCTGAAGAGCTTCGGGCAGCACTGGCAGGGTCTCGGAGCTCCCGCCAGCCTGATGGGCTCCTCCGGAAGGGCTTGGGCCAGCGCGAGCTCCTCAGCTACTTGCACCTCCCCAAGAAGGATGGCAAAACCACCAAGCGGGCCTCTCGGAATGAGCCTGCCGACTATGCCACCCTCTACTACCAGGAACATCCTCGGGCAGGTGACTTCAGCAAGACCTCACTGCCAGAGCGGGGTCGCTTCGACAAG TGCCGCATTCGCCCGTCAGTGTTCAAGCCTGTGGCAGGCACGGGGAAAGGCTTCCTGTCCGTGCAGAGCCTGGCGGCCCACAAGGGCCAGAAGCTGTGGCGCAGCAACGGCAGCCTACACACGTTAGCCTGCCACCCGCCCCTTagcccagggccccaggccagCCAGGCACAGGCCCGTGCCCAGCTGCTACATGCCCTCAGCCTGGACGAAGGCGGCCCCGAGCCCGAGCCCAGCCTGTCCGACTCCTCCAGCGGAGGCAGCTTTGGCCGTAGTCCCAGCACCGGCACCGGCCCCTTCAGCTCCTCACTGGGCCACATCAACCATCTTGGGGGCTCCCTGGACCGGGCCGCAAGGGTCCCCAAGGAGGCTGGACCACTGACTGTGCTAGGCTGCCTGCCTGAGCCACCGCCCCCCTATGAATTCTCCTGCCCCACCGCTGAGGAGGGGGTGGCCATGCTGCCCAACACCTGTGAGGAGCTCAAGATGAGCCTTGCAGATGAGGATGTCTCCAACCCCTTCACGCAG GAGCAGCGGCGCCTGCGCAAGGAGCTGCGGGCACAGCAGGGCCTGACTCCTGAGCCCCGCTTCGCAGAGGCCGACCCCAACGCCCGACCGGAGGAGGAAACCCGATGGGAG GTGTGCCAGAAGCAAGCAGAGATTAGCCTCCTGAAGCAGCAGTTGCGGGAGGCCCAGGCCGAGCTGGCACAGAAGCTGGCTGAGATCTTCAGCCTGAAGACGCAACTTCGGGGCAGCAGGGCACAAGCCCAGGCCCAGGACACAGAGCTGGCCCGGCTGCGCGAGGCTGTGCAAAGCCTCCAGGAGCAGGCCCCTCGGGAGGAAGCCGCAGGCAGCTGCGAGACCGATGACTGCAAGAGCCGGGGACtgctgggggaggcaggaggcagtgaGGCCGGAGGTGGCACCGAGCAGCTGCGGGCCGAGCTGCTGCAGGAGCGGCTCCGCGGGCAGGAGCAGGCGCTCCGCTTCGAGCAGGAGCGGCAGACGtggcaggaagagaaagagcGGGTGCTACGCTACCAGCGGGAGATCCAGGGGGGCTACATGGACATGTACCGCCGCAACCAGGCACTGGAGCAGGAGCTGCGGGTGCTGAGGGAGCCCTCCACAGCCTGGAGTCCTCGGCTTGAGTCCTCCAAGATCTGA